The following are from one region of the Salvia hispanica cultivar TCC Black 2014 chromosome 1, UniMelb_Shisp_WGS_1.0, whole genome shotgun sequence genome:
- the LOC125196196 gene encoding tubby-like F-box protein 5, protein MALKGKRGIDEKECGHRSIDLSVQVVEEQSRWASLPPDLLLDIIVRVEANQRVWPARRSVVCCAAVCKSRRGIVREVVWTPEQCGLLTFPMSLKQPGPRDSPIQCFIRRERATSTYRLYLGLTPAISGEASKFLLAARRIKRATKTDFVISFAANDFSHTSDCHAGKLRSNFFGSKFYVHDSRPPCNTPIQSHRWLGKRISPKKVAPRIPICSFNVATIAYQLNVFRTRGPRRMNCTMHIIPISSTEEGGSVTFGCGHDEAFSPLTATEMRKQDSASDVPIRGKSKQPYNSIGEPLILKNKTPRWHEQLQCWCLNFRGRVTVASVKNFQLVAAGESSENVPASEQENVILGRRVILIVVVLGSSSGFESFGSEDAGSFLPS, encoded by the exons ATGGCATTGAAGGGGAAAAGGGGCATAGATGAGAAGGAATGTGGGCATAGAAGCATTGATCTTAGTGTGCAGGTGGTAGAGGAGCAGAGCCGGTGGGCCAGTTTGCCCCCGGATTTGCTTCTTGATATCATTGTTAGGGTAGAGGCTAATCAGCGTGTGTGGCCGGCTCGAAGGTCTGTGGTGTGTTGTGCTGCTGTTTGCAAGTCTAGGAGGGGGATAGTTAGAGAGGTCGTTTGGACACCCGAGCAATGTGGTTTGCTTACTTTCCCTATGTCTCTTAAGCAG CCCGGCCCAAGGGATTCTCCGATTCAGTGCTTTATCCGAAGGGAAAGGGCAACCTCGACTTATAGGCTATACCTTGGCTTAACCCCTG CTATTTCGGGGGAAGCCAGTAAGTTTCTGTTAGCAGCGAGACGAATCAAAAGAGCGACAAAAACAGATTTTGTCATATCTTTTGCAGCAAATGATTTTTCTCACACCAGTGATTGTCATGCAGGCAAACTAAG ATCCAACTTTTTTGGCTCCAAATTCTATGTTCACGATTCTCGGCCTCCCTGCAACACTCCTATCCAATCGCACCGTTGGTTGGGGAAAAGAATTTCCCCCAAGAAGGTGGCACCAAGAATACCTATTTGCAGCTTTAATGTTGCAACTATTGCTTACCAACTTAATGTTTTCCGCACAAGGGGACCAAGAAGGATGAACTGCACGATGCACATAATTCCAATATCGTCAACTGAGGAAGGTGGAAGTGTGACATTTGGTTGTGGTCACGATGAAGCTTTTAGTCCCTTGACAGCTACCGAAATGAGAAAACAGGATTCTGCTTCCGACGTCCCTATCAGAGGAAAGTCGAAACAACCGTACAACAGCATTGGTGAACCACTCATTTTGAAGAACAAAACTCCGAGATGGCATGAGCAGCTGCAGTGTTGGTGTCTCAACTTCAGAGGACGTGTTACAGTGGCTTCGGTCAAGAATTTTCAGCTTGTAGCTGCCGGGGAATCATCAGAGAATGTTCCAGCTTCAGAACAAGAGAATGTTATACTGGGCAGAAGGGTTATACTGATCGTGGTTGTGCTG GGTTCGAGTTCTGGTTTTGAGAGTTTTGGTTCTGAGGATGCTGGTTCCTTCCTACCCAGTTAG